The Dyella caseinilytica genome has a window encoding:
- a CDS encoding GNAT family N-acetyltransferase, whose protein sequence is MITLDPIPLDDLVALSKSSIPTRLVGIALEGALPPAFVATRSLDHIDSGKSVHWCSTFYIRDLDKAVVGGCGFKDEPHNGRVEIGYAVSPERRNQGIATVAIEALTSLAFKSAEVHEVLAQVSELNAPSTRVVQKLGFVNTGTAVDKDDEVLVQWILRAQPNPSKTNPKDAMGQC, encoded by the coding sequence ATGATTACACTCGATCCCATCCCCTTAGATGACTTGGTTGCTCTTTCAAAGTCTTCCATTCCCACAAGGTTGGTAGGCATCGCTTTAGAGGGGGCGCTTCCACCTGCGTTTGTCGCAACGCGATCCTTGGATCACATTGACAGCGGTAAGTCAGTTCACTGGTGCAGTACCTTTTATATCCGCGATCTTGATAAGGCAGTGGTGGGAGGTTGCGGATTTAAAGATGAGCCGCACAACGGTCGCGTTGAGATTGGCTACGCAGTATCTCCTGAGCGACGGAACCAGGGCATCGCAACTGTTGCCATTGAGGCACTGACATCACTCGCCTTTAAAAGCGCCGAAGTCCATGAGGTGCTAGCCCAGGTCAGTGAGTTAAATGCGCCGTCAACCCGGGTGGTTCAAAAGCTTGGATTTGTGAACACAGGGACTGCGGTGGACAAGGATGACGAGGTACTTGTCCAGTGGATTTTGCGAGCGCAACCCAATCCATCAAAAACGAATCCGAAGGACGCAATGGGCCAGTGTTGA
- a CDS encoding nuclear transport factor 2 family protein has product MMEVQNIRMAIDRHWAASAAGDLVTEHEIYHDDAVCEYPQSGEIIHGRHNLQALRGHHPGKPSGFVIRRIVGNGNLWVTEYVIAYEGKSAHTVSIMEFREGKVSHETQYFADSFAAPAWRAQWVEQRT; this is encoded by the coding sequence ATGATGGAAGTGCAAAACATCCGGATGGCCATTGATCGACATTGGGCGGCCTCTGCTGCGGGCGATCTGGTTACCGAGCATGAGATCTATCACGACGATGCTGTGTGCGAATACCCACAGTCAGGTGAAATCATTCACGGTCGACATAACCTGCAAGCGCTTCGTGGCCATCACCCAGGCAAACCATCGGGCTTTGTGATCCGACGTATCGTAGGAAACGGCAATCTCTGGGTTACCGAATATGTCATTGCCTATGAAGGCAAGTCCGCCCACACCGTGAGTATCATGGAGTTCCGGGAGGGAAAGGTGTCGCATGAGACCCAATACTTCGCCGACTCGTTCGCCGCGCCTGCCTGGCGTGCTCAGTGGGTAGAACAAAGAACCTAG
- a CDS encoding FAD-containing oxidoreductase, with protein sequence MSRSFDAIIIGAGQAGPSLAGRLTAADMTVALVERHFFGGTCVNTGCMPTKTLVASARVAHQARRAADYGVMLNGDVNIDFPRVMARAHGVTNTSRGNIERWLGGMEHLTVLRGHARFESSNTLRVNDDVITAPRIFLNVGGRARVPDDMPGVGDISYLTNTSILQLDALPRHLAVIGGSYIGLEYAQMFRRFGSKVTVVERQSRLIAREDEDVSETILGILEAEGITVRTNAECIAFAPHTEGVTVKVDCTSDDKEIVASHVLLAIGRRPNTDDLGLEHAGIKTDEHGYIVVDDMLATNVPGIWAMGDCNGRGAFTHTAYNDFEIIAANLLDGAQRRVSSRIPGYALFTDPPLGRVGMTDTQARASGKPLLVSKRPMTRVGRAVERGETQGFMKVVADAQTQRILGAAILGVSGDEAIHGILDLMNAEQPFDTLKWAVPIHPTVSELLPTLVGDLKPM encoded by the coding sequence ATGAGCCGCTCTTTCGATGCGATCATCATCGGCGCCGGGCAAGCTGGACCGTCCCTGGCAGGCCGCCTGACCGCCGCCGACATGACGGTGGCACTCGTCGAGCGTCATTTCTTCGGCGGCACCTGCGTCAATACCGGCTGCATGCCCACCAAGACCCTGGTGGCCAGCGCGCGCGTTGCGCATCAGGCACGGCGTGCCGCAGATTACGGCGTCATGTTAAATGGCGACGTGAACATTGACTTCCCGCGCGTGATGGCGCGAGCACACGGAGTGACAAACACATCCCGCGGCAATATAGAACGCTGGCTTGGCGGCATGGAACATCTGACCGTATTGCGTGGACATGCCCGCTTCGAAAGTAGCAATACATTGCGCGTGAATGATGACGTCATCACCGCTCCGCGCATATTCCTCAACGTTGGCGGCCGTGCGCGGGTACCCGATGACATGCCTGGTGTCGGCGACATCAGCTACCTCACGAATACATCAATACTTCAACTCGACGCGCTTCCCCGACACCTCGCCGTGATCGGCGGCAGCTACATCGGCCTTGAATACGCGCAAATGTTTCGTCGCTTTGGCAGCAAAGTTACGGTCGTAGAACGTCAGTCGCGTTTGATTGCTCGTGAAGATGAAGATGTCTCAGAAACCATCCTAGGCATACTAGAGGCCGAAGGCATTACCGTGCGCACGAACGCCGAATGCATCGCCTTTGCGCCGCATACCGAAGGCGTCACCGTCAAAGTGGACTGCACCTCTGACGATAAAGAAATCGTAGCCAGCCATGTGCTGCTGGCCATCGGCCGCCGCCCGAATACAGATGATCTTGGACTGGAGCACGCCGGCATCAAAACGGACGAACATGGCTACATCGTCGTTGACGATATGCTCGCCACGAACGTACCCGGCATCTGGGCCATGGGCGATTGCAACGGGCGCGGCGCCTTCACGCATACGGCCTACAACGATTTCGAAATCATCGCCGCGAATCTGCTCGATGGCGCGCAGCGGCGTGTGTCATCGCGTATCCCGGGCTACGCACTCTTTACGGACCCGCCATTGGGGCGTGTCGGCATGACCGACACACAGGCACGTGCCAGTGGCAAGCCATTGCTGGTATCCAAACGCCCCATGACACGCGTTGGCCGCGCCGTTGAACGCGGTGAAACGCAAGGCTTCATGAAGGTAGTTGCCGACGCACAGACGCAGCGCATCCTCGGCGCCGCGATTCTTGGCGTGAGCGGCGATGAGGCCATTCACGGCATACTCGATTTGATGAATGCCGAGCAGCCTTTCGACACCCTGAAATGGGCCGTACCGATTCATCCCACCGTATCGGAGCTGCTACCCACCCTTGTTGGCGATCTCAAGCCCATGTAA
- a CDS encoding YnfA family protein, which produces MRQTALFILTALAEIVGCYLPWLVLKQEKTAWLLVPAAVSLALFSWLLTLHPAAAGRTYAAYGGIYIAVALIWLRYVDGVTLTRWDVAGACVALLGMAIIVIQPRA; this is translated from the coding sequence TTGAGGCAGACCGCGCTGTTTATCCTCACAGCGCTGGCCGAAATCGTCGGCTGCTACTTGCCCTGGCTGGTGCTGAAGCAAGAAAAAACAGCATGGCTCTTAGTGCCAGCTGCTGTATCGCTCGCACTCTTTTCGTGGCTACTTACTTTGCACCCAGCCGCTGCCGGACGAACCTATGCCGCCTATGGCGGCATTTACATCGCTGTCGCACTGATATGGTTGCGATATGTGGATGGCGTGACACTGACTCGCTGGGATGTCGCGGGTGCATGCGTGGCGCTATTGGGCATGGCGATTATCGTCATACAGCCCCGCGCATGA